Proteins encoded by one window of Xyrauchen texanus isolate HMW12.3.18 chromosome 24, RBS_HiC_50CHRs, whole genome shotgun sequence:
- the LOC127617990 gene encoding LOW QUALITY PROTEIN: WASH complex subunit 2-like (The sequence of the model RefSeq protein was modified relative to this genomic sequence to represent the inferred CDS: deleted 1 base in 1 codon), whose amino-acid sequence MSNFMENGHSKHNGEAEQVWERPWTLEEMQKSSTNWSLAADSGLFLFLQDFSQRMLSKTHEIEKQLDGLIQDTKATDSCLHTMFNDFVMLSNTQFIENRVYDEEVEETAPKPETIEKQPEQEKTREQKEAELIPKVQEAVNYGLKVLECAFEQLDIKAGNSDSEDEEALEKVEPILEAKDLYVDRPLPYLIGSQVFMDQDDVGLGDQSSDEMSIDSDRDSVIESEDGEANERSDEDVDQDEEVHGDFKKKPSVVSYDDADEENEDDEDSDIFGGSDKEEDEIRKDTGLSSFADELAARIKGETASKPKADCTSLSSGPSISQKKSKAKKEPKPQVEDDKDEMFKPPNMEDEEYSPFGGKGGLFSGGKGLFDDDDEGDLFSDAPKNEPPKKEQTVNQTECNLFSSPNDSDSLESKDGKSPVRPKVQGAPKHASVGVGLFDENDDDEFFSGKTLKKSTHVANEKQRPKKTVDLFRGDKEEDYDKDGGIFSGKFSTATPQHDKRIEGEEETRPPEKKLPAGAISMFGPGTKNILVEGFKKRRPSTSEESEKSEESVPPPEAVKSSPPLGVSEKATSKGLFSDDEDSQIFPRETKIQSKPATQNKPIKPPLSIFDDEEEEDLFTSASKPNSVQVKKTSLQPKKPVSSGLFSDDEDQCMSTKPNNESLDVKPGGMKPSTSAPSSLPSVKGLQKDSLFDENDDDDLFAATKESSKKSSQRASLLFEDDDNDEDKEQLFGFKPPTNKSPSEPKEGNLTTAATEKIAEVKKSVESILSSEDSTEIKKKPTGAVSLFGGIDIFGDKQDTNKKQTKSTVVIADGENLQKEGPPPMEIKGAMAKKTALSLFDDDDDDDDDDDEDDRPDEIIPAPEISKPAEKYTLKDHVPRIKSTGVFQDEEILFSHTQQRDNDPDVDLFATSPKPAVSSQSSVKPGAPTLFGDDDNDDLFSSAKPKPPPKVPEKPINPTTDDTDKSTLTSSKEPSSPLKSKKTSFRIGELQASLAVNPASLLPGMVPQILGAVSVIPGLAPSSFPTAARPLPATDTIPDRHPSSEGGVSFESPAQVNTLQNANKGRAKAAGRRRPQTRAARHLAAQQSVEEIGEEGLDKSSSTQDVEPDTAASLPIFNPVSVRPSALTIPVTTPAAPKSTDVAFKPKRFLDAEDDLFDSDDLFASASAIKPLPSSKHKTKPPEEGHKKASKTEAGTSSKKDQAPSIFDSHSDDLFAKMKQKPVQKAKQPVSFLDDEDDDDIFGAGKRNRTECKNSKTEVSSTKPDIFQDEVYEPPKAQKKSNDVSLDASLFDDDVDIFADLTGTTKPKEKKAKKKVETKSIFDDDMDDIFSAGSTKPSVKPSLKSKKNQNARDPSLTADTGHNIFDDPLNVFGEN is encoded by the exons ATGTCTAATTTTATGGAGAATGGCCACAGTAAGCATAATGGGGAAGCTGAGCAGGTATGGGAGAGACCCTGGACACTCGAAGAGATGCAGAAATCCAGCACAAACTGGTCACTGGCAGCAGATTCAGGG TTATTCCTTTTCCTGCAAGACTTCTCTCAAAGGATGTTGTCCAAGACACATGAGATTGAGAAGCAATTGGACGGTCTTATTCAGGATACTAAAGCCACAGACAGCTGCCTACACACTATGTTTAATGATTTTGTCATGCTCTCCAACACACAGTTCATTGAAAAT AGGGTTTATGATGAAGAGGTAGAAGAGACTGCTCCAAAGCCCGAGACCATAGAGAAACAGCCTGAACAG GAGAAGACAAGGGAACAGAAGGAGGCTGAACTTATACCCAAAGTCCAGGAGGCAGTCAACTATGGTCTGAAAGTCCTGGAATGTGCTTTTGAACAACTGGACATTAAAGCCGGAAACTCCGACTCTGAGGATGAGGAGGCACTGGAGAAAGTAGAGCCAATTTTGGAAGCAAAG GACCTGTATGTGGACAGACCTTTGCCGTACTTGATCGGGTCTCAAGTGTTTATGGATCAGGATGATGTCGGCCTGGGGGATCAATCCAGTGATG aaatgtcTATTGATAGTGACCGAGACAGTGTCATTGAGAGTGAGGATGGCGAAGCTAATGAG CGCTCAGATGAAGACGTTGACCAGGATGAGGAAGTACATGGTGACTTTAAGAAA AAGCCGTCTGTTGTCAGTTACGATGATGCTGATGAAGagaatgaagatgatgaagattcAGACATATTTGGAGGGTCTGATAAGGAGGAAGACGAAATCAGGAAG GACACTGGCCTTTCATCTTTTGCCGATGAACTAGCTGCCAGAATCAAGGGAGAAACTGCAAGCAAACCAAAAGCTGATTGCACTT CACTGTCATCAGGTCCATCCATCTCACAGAAGAAGAGTAAAGCAAAGAAAGAGCCAAAGCCGCAGG TGGAAGATGATAAGGATGAGATGTTTAAACCACCAAACATGGAAGATGAGGAATATTCCCCATTTGGAGGGAAGGGTGGACTCTTTAGTGGAGGCAAAGGCctgtttgatgatgatgatgag GGAGACCTGTTTTCTGATGCACCTAAAAATGAACCACCTAAAAAGGAACAGACTGTAAACCAAACAG AATGCAACCTGTTTAGCTCACCAAATGATTCAGATTCATTAGAAAGCAAAGACGGTAAGAGTCCAGTGAGACCCAAAGTGCAGGGAGCTCCAAAACATGCTTCGGTTGGTGTTGGGCTCTTTGatgaaaatgatgatgatgaatttTTCAGCGGGAAGACACTTAAAAAATCCACACATG TTGCAAATGAGAAACAAAGGCCAAAGAAAACAGTAGACCTGTTTAGGGGGGATAAGGAGGAGGATTATGATAAAGATGGAGGTATTTTCAGTGGGAAATTCAGCACAGCTACTCCCCAGCATGACAAAAGAATTGAGGGGGAAGAGGAGACCCGCCCTCCTGAGAAAAAg CTACCTGCTGGAGCCATTTCAATGTTTGGGCCTGGAACTAAAAATATACTGGTGGAGGGGTTCAAGAAACGGCGGCCTTCAACTAGTGAGGAGTCTGAAAAATCTGAAGAG AGTGTACCTCCACCTGAAGCAGTCAAATCTTCACCTCCACTGGGAGTATCGGAGAAGGCAACAAGCAAGGGCCTGTTCTCAGATGATGAAGACTCacaa ATATTCCCAAGAGAGACTAAAATTCAATCAAAGCCTGCAACTCAAAACAAACCCATTAAACCTCCGCTCTCAATATTtgatgatgaagaggaggag GACCTCTTTACATCGGCATCAAAGCCCAATTCAGTTCAGGTCAAAAAAACATCCCTACAACCCAAGAAACCTGTATCAAGTGGACTCTTTAGTGATGATGAG GATCAGTGTATGAGTACTAAGCCCAATAATGAAAGCCTAGATGTGAAGCCTGGCGGAATGAAGCCTAGCACTAGTGCCCCCTCCAGTCTACCCAGTGTCAAAGGACTACAAAAAGACAGCCTGTTTGATGAGAATGACGATGATGATCTGTTTGCAGCCACAAAGGAGTCAAG TAAGAAGTCATCTCAGAGGGCATCCCTTTTGTTTGaggatgatgataatgatgaggATAAAGAACAACTTTTTGGCTTCAAACCACCAACAAATAAAAGTCCATCTGAACCTAAG GAGGGCAACTTGACCACTGCAGCAACAGAAAAGATAGCAGAGGTGAAGAAGTCTGTGGAATCCATTCTGTCCTCTGAAGACAGCACTGAGATAAAGAAGAAACCGACAGGGGCAGTTAGTCTTTTTGGTGGCATCGACATATTTGGAGACAAGCAAGATACAAACAAA aAACAGACTAAGAGCACAGTGGTGATTGCTGATGGTGAAAACCTGCAGAAGGAGGGTCCACCTCCTATGGAGATTAAGGGGGCCATGGCCAAGAAAACAGCACTGAGtctttttgatgatgatgatgatgatgatgatgatgatgatgaagacgaCAGACCTGATGAAATCATTCCTGCCCCTGAAATATCCAAACCAGCAGAAAAATATACACTTAAG GATCATGTGCCCCGCATTAAGAGCACAGGTGTGTTTCAAGATGAAGAGATCCTTTTCAGTCACACGCAACAGAGAGACAACGATCCGGATGTAGACCTCTTCGCCACATCTCCTAAACCAGCC gtgTCATCCCAGAGCTCAGTAAAGCCTGGGGCCCCCACACTGTTTGgggatgatgataatgatgatctCTTCAGTTCAGCAAAGCCTAAACCTCCTCCG AAAGTACCAGAAAAGCCCATCAATCCGACAACAGATGACACCGACAAATCAACACTGACCTCAAGCAAG GAGCCTTCAAGTCCCCTAAAATCTAAAAAAACATCCTTCAGGATTGGAGAACTtcaa GCTAGTTTAGCTGTCAACCCTGCCAGCCTTCTGCCAGGCATGGTTCCACAGATTCTAGGAGCTGTCAGTGTAATCCCTGGTCTGGCACCCTCTTCATTCCCCACAGCTGCCAGGCCACTGCCAGCTACTGATACCATCCCTGATCGTCATCCCTCAAGTGAGGGAGGGGTGAGCTTTGAATCTCCAGCTCAAGTGAACACTCTACAGAATGCTAACAAG GGTCGAGCAAAAGCTGCAGGACGACGGCGACCCCAAACAAGGGCAGCAAGGCACCTGGCTGCACAGCAGTCTGTGGAAGAAATTGGGGAGGAGGGTCTAGACAAGAGCTCCTCTACACAAGATGTTGAACCAGATACGGCTGCTTCACTACCTATTTTTAATCCTGTTTCAGTGCGGCCTTCAGCACTCACTATACCTGTCACAACCCCTGCTGCACCCAAGAGCACAGATGTAGCATTCAAGCCGAAGAGGTTTCTTGATGCTGAAGACGACCTGTTTGATTCTGATGATCTCTTTGCCTCTGCATCTGCCATAAAGCCTCTTCCCtcatcaaaacacaaaacaaagccCCCTGAGGAAGGCCATAAGAAAGCCTCCAAGACAGAGGCAGGCACAAGCTCA AAGAAAGACCAGGCTCCATCTATTTTTGACAGCCACAGTGATGATCTTTTTGCCAAAATGAAACAGAAGCCGGTCCAGAAAGCAAAGCAGCCTGTGTCCTTCctagatgatgaagatgatgatgatatttTTGGAGCAGGAAAAAGAAACAGAACAGAATGTAAAAACTCCAAAACAGAAGTCAGCTCGACAAAACCAGACATTTTCCAG GATGAAGTTTATGAACCTCCCAAAGCTCAGAAGAAATCTAATGATGTGTCTTTGGATGCAAGTTTGTTTgatgatgatgttgacatttttgcTGACTTGACTGGCACAACAAAGCCAAAGGAGAAGAAAGCAAAGAAGAAAGTAGAGACGAAATCTATATTTGACGATGACATGG ATGATATCTTCTCGGCTGGGAGTACAAAACCATCGGTAAAGCCTTCCCTTAAGTCAAAGAAGAACCAGAATGCCCGGGATCCCAGTTTAACAGCGGACACAGGCCACAATATATTCGATGATCCCCTGAATGTGTTTGGAGAAAACTAA